Genomic segment of Pirellulales bacterium:
CTGGGGCGTACCAACGGCACGACCAACGCGCAGACGTTCAGCGTCGCCCTGTTGGCGATGCGCGACGCGAACCTGGAGCTGCTCGAACGGCCGCGCTCGATCCGGCTGGAGCACTACGATCTCGACGCCCCGCCGCTCTGGAACACCCGGCACAAGCGCCATTTGTATATCGACGGCTACGTGCCCAAGACGCATCGCGTGATCATGCAGTTCACGCTGACCGCGGCCAACTCGGGCGCCGAAGTCCGATCCTGGGACAATGATTTTCGCGACGTCCTGGCCTGGATCGAGTCGCTCGAACCGCCCCCCTACCCCGGTGCGATCGATCGGGCACTCGCCGCGCGCGGCGAGACGGCGTTCAATCGGACATGTGCCGAGTGCCACGGGCACTACGGCGCCCAGCCGGACTATCCTGAGAAGCGCGTGCCGATCGACGTGGTGGGCACCGACGCGAAGCGGCTGACCGGCATGCCGGCCGAGCATCGCCGGTTCTTCGAACAAAGCTGGTTTAACGAGGACGGCAACTTACGGGTCGAAGCAGAACCAGACGGCTACGTCGCGCCACCGCTCTACGGTATCTGGGCCTCGGCGCCGTATTTTCACAACGGCTCGGTGCCCACCTTGTGGCATGTGCTGCATCCCGAGGCGCGCCCGCAGCTTTGGCGGCGGACCGAAGATGGCTACGACCACGATCGTCTGGGCCTCGAGGTGACGACGTTCGACGAGATTCCGCGGGCCGACCGTCGGGGCGATGCGCGCCGCACCTATTTCGACGCGGCGCTGCCCGGCAAGAGCGCCGCGGGCCATAACTTTCCCGATGAATTGTCGCCCGAAGAGCAGACGGCGGTGTTCGAGTATCTCAAGACACTCTGAGCGCGCATGGCGTATACGCGGGAGCGGTCGCCGAGTGCCGCGGCTGTTCACGACGAGCGCGAACTCACACTGCATGCTGGATGAGGTTGCTGCCCGCGGCGATCGCGGTGGGAAGCCGGCTTAGAGGTTTCCTTGCGTCCACGCGCCGTCGATCAATCGCCACATCCGGCCGTTGGGGTTCGCGTTGCGCAAGGCTGCCGGCAATCGGTGCTCGCGCACGTTGTCGTAGCTTGCCAAGGCCGCGAATCGCCGCAGCGACGCGGGGATGCCCACGGACGTAAAGC
This window contains:
- a CDS encoding cytochrome c, producing the protein MLHKPYNPADISVDDFAQIWEVWPEPLRAQAAGASSAERRKLAFTRYGLIPRPDDPEGLPLGYVQTADGGLAINCLACHGGKVEGRPQPAVGNSHFAFQTLAQDLLRFRQSRGQSLGPEAMMAVAFPLGRTNGTTNAQTFSVALLAMRDANLELLERPRSIRLEHYDLDAPPLWNTRHKRHLYIDGYVPKTHRVIMQFTLTAANSGAEVRSWDNDFRDVLAWIESLEPPPYPGAIDRALAARGETAFNRTCAECHGHYGAQPDYPEKRVPIDVVGTDAKRLTGMPAEHRRFFEQSWFNEDGNLRVEAEPDGYVAPPLYGIWASAPYFHNGSVPTLWHVLHPEARPQLWRRTEDGYDHDRLGLEVTTFDEIPRADRRGDARRTYFDAALPGKSAAGHNFPDELSPEEQTAVFEYLKTL